A single window of Chrysiogenia bacterium DNA harbors:
- a CDS encoding type II toxin-antitoxin system RelE/ParE family toxin: MAWSIELSSRARKDLAALDRPVQRRIARAITMLEDDPRPQASRALSGADSEIRRLRVGDHRIIYEVRDSVLLVLIIKIGHRREVYRRIP, encoded by the coding sequence ATGGCGTGGAGCATCGAGCTTTCGAGCAGGGCCCGAAAGGACCTCGCCGCGCTGGATCGCCCCGTGCAGCGCCGAATTGCACGTGCGATTACAATGCTGGAAGATGATCCGCGCCCGCAGGCCTCACGCGCATTGAGCGGCGCGGACTCGGAGATTCGTCGCCTCCGCGTGGGCGACCACCGGATCATCTATGAAGTGCGCGACTCTGTATTGCTCGTGTTGATTATCAAAATCGGCCACCGCCGCGAGGTGTATCGGCGTATCCCATGA